Proteins encoded together in one Candidatus Methylomirabilis lanthanidiphila window:
- a CDS encoding Sec-independent protein translocase protein TatA/E — protein MFGLGMQELIVIFVIALLVFGPKKLPQLARSLGRGVAEFKRASEELKEGLSGEMSVEEEKVNATTQPQQYTSEKDEAPPTVGLEEKAKDTHETRNV, from the coding sequence ATGTTCGGACTGGGGATGCAGGAGCTGATTGTGATCTTTGTCATCGCGCTCTTGGTCTTTGGGCCCAAGAAGTTACCTCAGCTCGCTCGGTCGCTGGGTCGGGGCGTCGCGGAGTTTAAGCGAGCCTCTGAAGAGCTGAAGGAAGGGCTGTCGGGCGAGATGTCGGTAGAGGAAGAGAAGGTGAATGCGACGACTCAGCCGCAGCAGTACACGAGCGAAAAAGATGAGGCGCCTCCGACGGTAGGCCTGGAGGAAAAGGCGAAGGACACGCACGAGACGCGGAATGTCTGA